The proteins below are encoded in one region of Andreesenia angusta:
- a CDS encoding 3D domain-containing protein produces the protein MNKKFVLAALTAMLCMPATTYGEELSEMKDRYEEINSQKLEVQKRLEQNSAIADRMEKELKAIEEDFESTSRELREYEEKLVKLNQDIASSKSELKNAEDKLNQKQELLGSRLSSMYKNRSASYIEVVFDSKDMVDLFDRLNMVKNIVSHDKDIIEDVKAQKDDIIEKREQLEKREQESKMAARKLEQRKLEASNLAKSKEAVVSSLKRNEAEYRAQIETLDSESERTMQEIRLETEKKNAKPSEDAGKSQAGGQVSSSSGGSGNQYTGAAPEIDYSNTEKGEAMVVKATAYDPSPEQNGGYGGITAMGTALRPGVIAVDPKVIPLGTKVYIEHMDGTPYGYCIAEDTGGAIKGNRIDILFMNNADAIKFGVRDMKLYILK, from the coding sequence TTGAACAAGAAGTTTGTTTTGGCAGCATTGACTGCTATGTTGTGCATGCCAGCAACTACATATGGGGAAGAGCTAAGCGAGATGAAAGACAGGTACGAAGAGATAAACTCTCAAAAGCTTGAAGTTCAAAAGCGTCTAGAGCAGAATAGTGCCATAGCCGATAGGATGGAAAAAGAGCTGAAAGCTATAGAAGAAGACTTCGAGTCTACAAGCAGAGAGCTCAGGGAGTACGAGGAAAAGCTCGTGAAGCTAAATCAAGATATAGCAAGCTCGAAGAGCGAGCTAAAGAATGCAGAAGACAAGCTGAATCAAAAGCAAGAGCTCCTAGGGTCCAGGCTCAGCTCTATGTACAAAAATAGATCTGCTAGCTATATAGAAGTTGTATTTGACTCAAAGGACATGGTGGACTTATTCGACAGGCTCAACATGGTGAAGAACATAGTTTCTCACGACAAAGACATTATAGAGGATGTAAAAGCCCAAAAAGATGATATAATAGAGAAAAGAGAGCAGCTAGAGAAAAGAGAGCAAGAAAGCAAGATGGCAGCTAGAAAGCTAGAGCAGAGAAAGCTTGAAGCCTCTAATTTAGCTAAATCCAAGGAGGCTGTAGTGAGCAGCCTTAAAAGGAATGAAGCTGAGTACAGGGCTCAGATAGAGACGCTTGACTCGGAGTCGGAGAGGACAATGCAGGAGATAAGGCTTGAGACAGAGAAAAAGAATGCAAAGCCTTCAGAGGATGCAGGCAAAAGTCAGGCTGGAGGTCAGGTGAGCTCAAGCTCTGGGGGCTCAGGAAACCAGTATACAGGGGCTGCACCTGAGATAGACTACAGCAATACCGAAAAAGGCGAAGCCATGGTAGTCAAGGCTACAGCTTATGATCCATCTCCTGAGCAAAACGGGGGCTACGGAGGCATTACGGCCATGGGAACGGCACTAAGGCCTGGCGTTATCGCTGTAGATCCAAAGGTCATACCGCTTGGAACAAAAGTGTATATAGAGCATATGGACGGCACACCATACGGATACTGCATAGCGGAGGACACAGGTGGAGCCATAAAGGGCAACAGGATAGACATACTTTTTATGAACAATGCAGATGCCATAAAATTCGGAGTAAGGGATATGAAGCTCTATATCTTGAAATAG
- a CDS encoding C40 family peptidase codes for MKKRLICSMLALSITFGGITYAAPDTGSSDIATLKQQLEENNNKKESIKSEIEKLDQSLNKATEEMMKMQEAYDVAKAEVESIKKELEQSEKKYNERNAKLNSRVEAMYKSGSTGYMEVILSSESIGDFFTRVDMVKSLVNHDQKVISELKSEKENIDKKKKELETKLSQAEQAKAASESKKNELVEAAKAKEVLVAELDSKSQNLTAQIGNLEAEAQRAAAEAAASQTPSRENSTREPNANNTGSTAPTAPSEPSAPSTPAPAPSTGSASAVVSTAYQYLGVPYVWGGTTPSGFDCSGFTSYVYRQMGISIPRTARQQQNFGTKVSLSALQPGDLVFWGSPAYHVGIYIGGGSYIHAPTTGDVVRVATLKGATSATRVLR; via the coding sequence ATGAAGAAGAGATTAATATGCTCAATGCTAGCACTATCTATAACATTCGGAGGAATTACTTACGCAGCGCCTGATACTGGAAGTTCTGATATAGCCACTCTAAAGCAGCAGCTTGAGGAAAACAACAACAAGAAGGAAAGCATAAAGTCAGAGATAGAAAAGCTTGACCAAAGCCTTAACAAAGCCACTGAGGAAATGATGAAGATGCAAGAAGCTTACGACGTGGCAAAGGCAGAAGTGGAAAGCATAAAGAAAGAGCTTGAGCAGTCGGAGAAGAAGTACAACGAGAGAAATGCCAAGCTTAACTCAAGAGTAGAGGCTATGTACAAAAGTGGAAGTACAGGATATATGGAAGTAATACTCAGCTCAGAGAGCATAGGAGATTTCTTCACAAGAGTAGACATGGTCAAGAGCCTTGTAAACCACGACCAGAAAGTTATTTCTGAACTGAAGTCAGAAAAAGAGAATATAGACAAGAAGAAGAAAGAGCTAGAGACTAAGCTAAGTCAAGCAGAGCAAGCTAAAGCGGCTTCTGAGTCAAAGAAAAATGAGCTTGTAGAAGCGGCTAAAGCTAAAGAGGTACTAGTGGCAGAGTTAGACTCTAAGAGCCAGAACCTTACAGCTCAGATAGGAAATCTTGAAGCAGAGGCACAGAGAGCGGCTGCAGAGGCGGCTGCATCGCAGACACCTTCAAGAGAAAACAGCACTAGAGAGCCTAATGCAAACAATACGGGAAGCACAGCTCCAACTGCACCTTCTGAGCCTTCGGCACCATCTACACCGGCTCCAGCACCTTCTACTGGAAGTGCAAGCGCTGTAGTGAGCACGGCATACCAGTACCTAGGAGTGCCATATGTTTGGGGTGGAACTACACCTAGCGGGTTCGACTGTTCAGGATTTACATCTTACGTGTACAGACAGATGGGTATCAGCATACCTAGAACAGCTAGACAGCAGCAGAACTTTGGAACTAAGGTCAGCCTTTCAGCACTTCAGCCTGGAGACCTAGTGTTCTGGGGATCGCCAGCTTACCATGTTGGAATATATATAGGTGGAGGAAGCTATATCCACGCACCTACTACTGGTGACGTTGTAAGAGTAGCTACACTTAAAGGAGCTACATCAGCTACAAGAGTTCTCAGATAA
- the ftsX gene encoding permease-like cell division protein FtsX: protein MKPRMLLDILKRGMTSISRNRGMSLASIGSVSATLVILGIILLMILNINGVATSTQEQFDQVQVYLSKDLTAEEITGVSDKISEVPNVKEATFLSKEDALKEMKESWGSEGYLLDGLEAENPLPNSFIVKIDDLDKSNQVVESLSKIEGITETNYYKDVVERLTKIANFIRIGGLVVIGVLIFISVFIISNTIKITVAARRKEIGIMKYVGATNGFIRGPFIVEGVVLGLIGMGVALAVVYAGYKYVFAMITERLYHIMAAYMIAPQQILADLLIIFLTIGVGIGMLGSVISLKRYLNV from the coding sequence ATGAAGCCTAGAATGCTACTGGATATATTGAAGAGAGGTATGACCAGCATATCTAGGAACCGAGGAATGAGCTTGGCTTCTATAGGATCTGTTTCAGCCACTCTAGTGATACTTGGGATAATACTGCTTATGATACTGAATATAAACGGTGTGGCTACATCCACACAAGAGCAGTTCGACCAGGTGCAGGTTTACCTAAGCAAAGATCTTACTGCAGAAGAGATAACAGGGGTGTCTGACAAGATAAGCGAAGTGCCGAATGTAAAGGAAGCCACTTTCTTGTCAAAGGAAGATGCACTCAAGGAGATGAAGGAAAGCTGGGGAAGCGAAGGATATCTCCTTGACGGGTTGGAAGCAGAAAACCCTCTGCCAAACTCTTTCATAGTAAAGATAGATGATTTGGACAAATCAAATCAAGTAGTCGAAAGTCTCAGCAAGATAGAAGGCATAACAGAGACTAACTACTACAAAGATGTAGTTGAAAGACTTACAAAGATAGCTAACTTCATAAGGATAGGAGGACTTGTTGTAATAGGAGTATTGATATTCATATCTGTGTTTATAATATCCAATACGATAAAGATAACAGTCGCAGCTAGAAGGAAAGAAATAGGGATAATGAAGTATGTTGGAGCTACAAATGGCTTCATAAGAGGACCCTTCATAGTGGAAGGGGTGGTGCTCGGACTTATAGGAATGGGAGTGGCGCTTGCAGTGGTCTACGCAGGGTACAAATACGTATTCGCCATGATAACTGAAAGACTCTACCACATAATGGCCGCATATATGATAGCACCTCAGCAGATACTGGCAGACCTACTGATAATATTCCTGACTATAGGAGTGGGAATAGGAATGCTTGGAAGTGTGATTTCGCTTAAGAGATACTTAAACGTATAG
- the ftsE gene encoding cell division ATP-binding protein FtsE: protein MIEYINVSKQYDSNKAIALTNINLRIKKGEFVFIVGSSGAGKSSLIRLLLKEEDPTSGKLILNGEDITHVTGRRVPYIRRSLGVVFQDFRLLENKTVFENVAFAMEIIGASKKQIDRQVPQVIEMVGLKGKEKDYPDELSGGEQQRVSIARAIVNKPTVLIADEPTGNLDPETAWEIMKVIKEINNRGTTVVMATHAKDIVNFMKRRVVALEDGKIVRDEEKGVYGYEA from the coding sequence GTGATAGAATATATAAACGTTAGCAAGCAGTACGACAGCAACAAGGCGATAGCCTTGACCAATATAAACCTGAGGATAAAAAAGGGAGAATTCGTGTTCATAGTGGGATCGAGTGGAGCAGGAAAGTCCAGTCTTATAAGGCTTTTGCTGAAAGAAGAAGATCCTACAAGCGGAAAGTTGATACTTAATGGAGAGGACATAACCCATGTGACGGGAAGAAGAGTTCCCTATATAAGGAGGAGCTTGGGAGTTGTATTCCAGGACTTCAGACTGCTAGAGAACAAGACGGTGTTCGAGAACGTCGCTTTCGCGATGGAGATAATAGGAGCCAGCAAAAAGCAGATAGACAGGCAAGTGCCCCAGGTGATAGAGATGGTTGGACTTAAGGGCAAAGAAAAGGACTACCCGGACGAGCTTTCAGGTGGAGAGCAGCAGAGGGTTTCCATAGCAAGGGCAATAGTGAACAAGCCTACAGTGCTTATAGCCGACGAGCCTACCGGAAATCTAGACCCGGAAACTGCATGGGAGATAATGAAAGTCATAAAGGAAATAAACAATAGAGGAACTACAGTGGTAATGGCCACTCATGCCAAAGACATAGTTAACTTCATGAAGCGAAGGGTTGTAGCCCTTGAAGATGGAAAGATAGTAAGAGATGAAGAGAAAGGTGTGTATGGTTATGAAGCCTAG
- a CDS encoding 5-formyltetrahydrofolate cyclo-ligase has product MKKILRKEILEARKSMDPVDVSSKSDSIADALFGSEFYRDSKVIMAYIDFRNEVKTKRFIKQAVADGKRVVIPISVVETRQLILSEIIDYDNELESGAYGILEPKPEFIREVDPLEVDLVLVPGVAFDEKGYRIGYGAGYYDRFLERVRPSIPKVALAFELQMVEDACPDEHDFPVEYVVTESRLIDCKK; this is encoded by the coding sequence GTGAAAAAAATTCTTAGAAAAGAGATACTAGAGGCTAGAAAATCAATGGATCCTGTTGATGTTTCCTCTAAAAGCGACAGTATTGCCGACGCTCTTTTTGGCTCTGAATTCTACAGAGACTCTAAAGTGATAATGGCCTATATCGACTTCAGAAACGAGGTAAAGACAAAAAGGTTTATAAAGCAGGCCGTAGCAGATGGAAAGCGTGTAGTGATTCCCATATCTGTAGTAGAGACAAGGCAGCTCATCCTGTCCGAGATAATAGACTACGACAATGAGCTTGAGTCAGGAGCCTATGGAATACTAGAGCCTAAGCCTGAATTCATTAGAGAGGTCGACCCTCTTGAAGTAGACCTTGTGCTTGTTCCTGGAGTGGCGTTTGACGAGAAGGGCTACAGGATAGGTTATGGCGCCGGGTACTACGACAGGTTCCTAGAGAGAGTCAGACCGTCTATACCTAAGGTGGCGCTCGCCTTCGAGCTACAGATGGTAGAAGACGCCTGTCCAGACGAGCACGACTTCCCTGTGGAGTATGTAGTCACTGAGAGCAGGTTGATTGACTGTAAAAAATAG
- a CDS encoding glycoside hydrolase family 26 protein, giving the protein MTKRNIGILITVFMLVTVGVFLSRKLQELNFERHYSSVYENKPLGYKFGTDEEMEVDSSKSEIFTKFENSELEITIYYDDLKRLGGVTKVEYDGYGNEGIRSSKLFSLDKEHSVKVDGISSKVLEYSREKLSKVENDKNHYTTVSVPRTDKEIYTIAVKSKSKDIDLNKILKGFKFTEREGKLEAFKSKSLIGSRQFNEDTRAFVDRYLLKKGQQSFGIYYPSVETWDKAADFTGLEELEQKLQYRFPAVLSYSTNTVFQDGFGELKQNFFAAAKEQGRVPELTFSTFEGGPDISTQDEKTLDILNGKYDSVFEEYAEGFKEFGMPVLFRLNNEMNGDWVSYSSYHMGKDPELYVETYRYIHDFFEARGVDNLIYVFNPNEKSFPDFSYNSYLAYYPGDEYVDVVGLTAYNTGNYYEGEIWRSFDEAYKDLYADYSKRFDQPLIITEFSSASTGGDKVKWFNDMFKSIKDYDRIKLAVLWNGTDWDMKDGKNIPAREYRIDENDEVIEAVRDGLQNFK; this is encoded by the coding sequence ATGACTAAAAGGAATATTGGGATTTTAATAACTGTATTTATGCTTGTAACTGTGGGAGTCTTTCTAAGCCGAAAACTTCAGGAACTTAACTTTGAAAGGCATTACAGCTCAGTATATGAAAATAAACCACTGGGATACAAGTTTGGGACAGATGAAGAAATGGAAGTGGATTCATCCAAGTCTGAAATATTTACAAAATTTGAAAACAGTGAATTAGAGATCACTATATACTACGACGACTTAAAAAGGCTAGGTGGAGTCACAAAGGTTGAGTACGACGGGTACGGAAACGAAGGGATCAGGAGCTCGAAGCTTTTCAGCTTAGACAAAGAACATTCAGTCAAAGTTGACGGAATAAGCAGCAAGGTTCTAGAGTACAGCAGAGAAAAGCTTTCGAAAGTGGAGAACGATAAGAACCACTACACTACGGTATCTGTACCTAGGACAGATAAGGAGATATACACCATAGCTGTAAAGTCAAAGAGCAAGGACATTGACTTAAATAAAATCCTGAAAGGGTTCAAGTTCACCGAAAGGGAAGGAAAGCTGGAAGCGTTCAAGTCAAAGTCACTGATTGGCTCAAGACAGTTCAATGAAGACACGAGAGCTTTTGTAGACAGATATCTCTTGAAAAAAGGCCAGCAGAGCTTTGGCATATACTATCCGTCTGTGGAGACTTGGGATAAGGCGGCAGACTTTACGGGTCTGGAAGAGCTAGAGCAGAAGCTACAGTACAGATTTCCAGCAGTCCTGTCCTACAGCACCAATACGGTGTTTCAGGATGGATTTGGAGAGCTGAAGCAGAATTTTTTCGCAGCCGCAAAAGAGCAAGGTAGGGTACCAGAGCTGACTTTCAGTACTTTTGAAGGAGGACCCGATATTTCGACTCAGGACGAGAAGACACTGGACATACTGAACGGAAAGTACGACTCTGTATTCGAGGAGTACGCTGAAGGATTCAAGGAGTTTGGCATGCCTGTGCTTTTTAGGCTGAACAACGAGATGAACGGAGACTGGGTATCTTACAGCTCTTACCATATGGGAAAAGATCCTGAGCTTTACGTGGAAACTTACAGGTATATACATGACTTCTTTGAAGCTCGTGGAGTCGACAACCTCATATACGTGTTCAATCCAAACGAGAAGTCGTTTCCAGACTTCAGCTACAACAGTTACTTGGCCTACTATCCAGGCGACGAGTATGTAGACGTAGTTGGGCTTACGGCATACAACACCGGGAACTACTATGAAGGTGAGATATGGAGGAGCTTTGACGAGGCCTACAAGGATCTCTACGCGGACTACAGCAAGAGATTCGATCAGCCGCTTATAATAACCGAGTTCAGTTCGGCTTCGACTGGAGGAGACAAGGTAAAGTGGTTTAACGACATGTTCAAATCTATAAAAGACTATGACAGAATAAAGCTCGCCGTGCTCTGGAACGGCACAGACTGGGATATGAAAGACGGAAAGAATATTCCAGCTAGAGAATACAGAATAGATGAGAACGATGAAGTGATAGAGGCAGTTAGAGACGGGCTTCAAAACTTCAAATAA
- a CDS encoding transketolase family protein, translating to MTSMATRDAYGQALKILAEKNEKVVVLDADLSKSTKTADFLKVCPERFINVGIAEQNLMGIAAGLATTGKIPFASTFAMFATGRAYEIIRNSIGYPKLNVKVAATHAGLTVGEDGASHQAIEDISLMRSMPNMVVVNPADGVEAKAAILSAAEYVGPMYIRLGRSKVPTIFDENTYKFELGKGIVLSEGSDVSILATGNMVSKALEAAEELSKEGISARVINIHTIKPIDRELIVKAAKETGAIVTAEEHSVIGGLGSAVAEVLSEECPVMMRRIGVQDTYGESGDGDELMEKYGLTSNKIAEASRELVSKK from the coding sequence ATGACTAGTATGGCTACTAGAGACGCATACGGACAGGCGCTTAAAATATTGGCAGAGAAAAACGAAAAGGTAGTCGTGCTCGACGCAGACCTTTCAAAATCCACAAAGACGGCAGACTTTTTGAAAGTATGCCCAGAGAGATTTATAAACGTAGGTATAGCTGAACAGAACCTTATGGGCATAGCGGCAGGACTTGCAACTACAGGCAAGATACCTTTTGCAAGCACTTTCGCGATGTTTGCTACAGGAAGAGCCTACGAGATAATCAGAAACTCGATAGGATATCCAAAGCTGAACGTAAAAGTGGCGGCTACACATGCAGGACTTACTGTTGGAGAAGACGGAGCTTCGCATCAGGCGATAGAGGACATATCTCTAATGAGGTCTATGCCTAATATGGTAGTTGTGAATCCGGCAGACGGTGTAGAGGCGAAAGCGGCCATACTGAGCGCTGCAGAGTACGTTGGACCTATGTATATAAGGCTTGGAAGAAGCAAGGTTCCAACTATATTTGACGAGAACACTTACAAGTTCGAGCTTGGAAAAGGCATAGTGCTTTCAGAGGGAAGCGACGTGTCTATACTGGCTACAGGAAACATGGTTTCTAAGGCCCTAGAAGCGGCCGAAGAGCTCTCTAAAGAGGGAATAAGCGCCAGAGTCATAAATATCCACACTATAAAGCCTATAGACAGAGAGCTTATAGTTAAAGCGGCCAAGGAGACTGGGGCTATAGTTACAGCAGAAGAGCACAGCGTAATAGGAGGGCTTGGAAGCGCAGTAGCGGAAGTTCTTTCAGAGGAATGCCCTGTGATGATGAGAAGAATAGGGGTTCAGGACACATACGGAGAGTCTGGAGACGGAGACGAGCTTATGGAGAAATACGGACTCACTTCAAATAAAATAGCAGAGGCTTCTAGGGAGCTTGTATCTAAAAAATAG
- a CDS encoding transketolase translates to MRDKKELQQIANGLRKDIIKMLCESKSGHPGGSLSACEILSVLYFDEMNIDPKNPNMEDRDRFVISKGHGAPVLYAALAERGYFPKEELKKLRKTGSMLQGHPDMKGTPGVDMSTGSLGQGFSAACGMAKSAKISNDDYRVYALLGDGETQEGIVWEAAMFAAHYGLDNLTAILDHNGLQIDGKNSDVMNISPIEKKFEAFGWNVIEADGHCIESIQNAIAKAKEAKGVPSIIIASTTKGRGVSFMENEAGWHGAAPSEEQRDEALEELRRCMQND, encoded by the coding sequence ATGAGAGATAAAAAAGAACTGCAGCAAATAGCCAATGGGCTCAGAAAAGACATAATAAAGATGCTCTGCGAGTCTAAATCAGGACACCCTGGAGGTTCGCTTTCAGCTTGCGAGATTCTCTCGGTTCTGTACTTTGATGAAATGAATATAGATCCAAAGAATCCGAATATGGAAGACAGAGACAGGTTCGTCATTTCAAAGGGACACGGCGCGCCAGTGCTATATGCTGCGCTTGCTGAGAGAGGGTATTTCCCGAAAGAAGAGCTGAAGAAGCTTAGAAAGACTGGATCAATGCTTCAAGGGCACCCTGATATGAAGGGGACGCCAGGAGTGGACATGTCTACAGGCTCGCTGGGCCAAGGGTTTTCTGCTGCATGTGGAATGGCCAAGTCAGCTAAGATTTCAAACGACGACTACAGAGTATATGCGCTGCTAGGCGACGGTGAAACTCAAGAGGGAATAGTCTGGGAAGCAGCCATGTTTGCGGCTCACTACGGACTAGACAACCTTACAGCGATACTAGATCACAATGGACTTCAGATAGACGGAAAAAACTCGGATGTAATGAATATAAGCCCTATAGAGAAGAAGTTCGAGGCCTTCGGATGGAACGTAATAGAGGCAGACGGACACTGCATCGAATCGATACAGAATGCGATAGCAAAAGCCAAAGAGGCAAAGGGTGTGCCTAGCATAATAATAGCTTCGACTACCAAGGGTAGAGGAGTGTCTTTCATGGAAAATGAAGCAGGATGGCACGGAGCAGCTCCAAGCGAAGAGCAGAGAGACGAAGCACTAGAAGAATTGAGGAGGTGTATGCAAAATGACTAG
- a CDS encoding WecB/TagA/CpsF family glycosyltransferase has protein sequence MNEKVEILGVSIGNKSMEEARATVEEFLARDGLDTLYTPNTEIVMEARKNTRLREILNRGSLVVPDGIGLVYASRIKRKPLQERVAGFDLSIEMLDIADKRGYSIYLLGGEEGIAKKAGEEIVKRYPGAKIAGYHNGYFKGAHIGKGGHEEEQKIISDINSSGADILFVGFGAPKQEYWIEENKDKLNIKLAIGNGGTMDVLAGKTKRAPEIYQKLGLEWFYRLIKDPRRITRQLSLPLFMLTVIFTRDSVK, from the coding sequence ATGAATGAAAAAGTAGAAATACTTGGAGTATCTATAGGAAATAAAAGCATGGAGGAAGCTAGAGCTACAGTGGAAGAGTTTCTAGCTAGAGACGGTTTAGACACCCTATACACCCCTAACACTGAGATAGTCATGGAGGCTAGAAAAAACACGAGGCTCAGGGAGATACTGAACAGGGGAAGCCTTGTTGTGCCTGACGGAATTGGGCTTGTATACGCCTCTAGAATAAAGAGGAAGCCTCTGCAAGAGAGGGTGGCAGGCTTCGACCTCTCAATAGAGATGCTGGACATAGCCGACAAAAGAGGCTACTCTATCTATCTTCTGGGAGGAGAAGAGGGAATAGCCAAGAAAGCAGGCGAAGAGATAGTCAAGAGATATCCTGGAGCTAAGATAGCAGGATACCACAACGGCTATTTCAAGGGAGCGCATATAGGAAAGGGCGGACATGAGGAAGAGCAGAAGATAATCTCTGACATAAACAGCTCAGGAGCCGACATACTGTTTGTGGGCTTTGGCGCCCCAAAACAGGAGTACTGGATAGAGGAGAACAAGGACAAGCTGAACATAAAGCTGGCCATAGGAAACGGCGGAACTATGGATGTGCTTGCCGGAAAGACAAAAAGGGCTCCTGAGATATACCAGAAGCTAGGTCTGGAGTGGTTCTACAGGTTGATTAAGGATCCTAGGCGTATAACGAGACAGCTTTCGCTGCCGCTTTTTATGCTGACGGTCATATTTACTAGAGATAGTGTGAAATAA
- the csaB gene encoding polysaccharide pyruvyl transferase CsaB, protein MSKITISGYYGFNNIGDESILRALVSDLKTNVENIDITVLSKNPELTESKHSVKAISRKNPFQIISSIKKCDLLISGGGSLLQDSTSKKSIIYYLAIMCIGIMLRKKVLIYSQGIGPISHSLNKKLTKHVLDRVDVITLRDGKSEQELRKLNVKNPNIYVTADPVVALEPGDLSKGLEMLEKEGLKQNGRKLVGFAIRGKAKSDKFIADIAALSDKLVEELDLRVVFIPFHHGEDIDILSEIEAKMKNEAIFLNKSYEIPELLGILGNMDLLVGERLHSIIFSAVMSVPMIALSYDPKIENFMGNISESVFAKIDELDFKLLYDEIARKLEFECENKNRIKKKMSYLREKLKKNTSEIDRLLEK, encoded by the coding sequence ATGAGTAAGATTACTATTTCGGGCTATTATGGCTTTAACAACATTGGAGACGAGTCAATACTGAGAGCCTTGGTTTCAGATTTAAAGACAAATGTAGAGAACATAGACATAACTGTGCTCTCTAAAAATCCGGAACTGACAGAGAGCAAGCACAGCGTCAAGGCTATAAGCAGAAAAAATCCATTTCAAATAATAAGCTCGATAAAGAAATGCGATTTGCTTATAAGCGGCGGCGGATCGCTGCTTCAAGACAGCACTAGCAAGAAGAGCATAATCTACTACTTGGCCATAATGTGCATAGGCATAATGCTCAGAAAGAAAGTGCTGATATACAGTCAGGGAATTGGACCTATAAGCCACTCGCTCAACAAAAAGCTGACCAAGCATGTCTTGGACAGGGTGGACGTCATAACTCTCAGGGACGGAAAGTCTGAGCAGGAGCTTAGGAAGCTAAACGTAAAAAATCCCAACATATATGTGACCGCTGACCCGGTGGTGGCGCTTGAGCCTGGCGATCTGTCGAAAGGGCTGGAGATGCTGGAAAAGGAAGGACTAAAGCAAAATGGAAGGAAGCTAGTGGGGTTTGCAATAAGAGGCAAGGCGAAGTCAGACAAGTTTATAGCGGATATTGCAGCGCTTTCCGACAAGCTAGTAGAAGAGCTGGACTTAAGGGTTGTATTTATTCCATTTCACCACGGAGAAGACATAGATATACTGTCTGAGATAGAGGCCAAGATGAAAAACGAGGCCATATTTTTAAACAAAAGCTACGAGATTCCAGAACTGCTGGGGATACTCGGCAATATGGACCTTCTCGTTGGAGAGAGGCTGCACTCCATAATATTCAGCGCAGTCATGTCTGTTCCGATGATAGCCCTTTCGTACGACCCTAAGATAGAGAACTTCATGGGCAATATATCCGAGAGTGTGTTTGCGAAAATAGACGAGCTTGACTTTAAGCTGCTTTACGATGAAATAGCTAGAAAACTTGAATTTGAATGCGAGAACAAGAACAGGATAAAGAAGAAAATGAGCTATCTAAGAGAAAAACTCAAGAAGAACACGTCTGAAATAGATAGACTATTAGAAAAATAA